The following are encoded together in the Halobaculum limi genome:
- a CDS encoding VanZ family protein, producing the protein MRSRSAPAPWKPAAYSTAVLLLASVVPSPLERRSEWDRVGPDKFLHLVGHAGHSVTLANALRAERYTDREAAILAVALSTTLSLASGRLQRWVPGRAFEYEDVVAGLIGSALGVSWWYVTTDSEGE; encoded by the coding sequence ATGCGAAGTCGATCTGCACCCGCTCCCTGGAAGCCGGCCGCCTACTCGACTGCCGTCTTGCTCCTCGCGTCCGTCGTGCCGTCACCGCTCGAACGACGGTCCGAGTGGGATCGCGTGGGTCCGGACAAGTTCCTGCACCTCGTCGGACACGCGGGGCACTCCGTGACGCTCGCGAACGCACTCAGGGCCGAACGATACACCGACCGAGAGGCGGCGATTCTCGCGGTTGCGCTGTCGACGACGCTGAGCCTCGCGAGCGGTCGTCTCCAGCGGTGGGTTCCCGGGCGAGCCTTCGAGTACGAAGACGTCGTCGCTGGGCTGATCGGTTCGGCCCTCGGCGTGTCGTGGTGGTACGTGACCACCGACTCGGAGGGCGAATAG
- a CDS encoding DUF6498-containing protein codes for MPSTALLSGLVVPVGVLYLGWPIAVVLGVFVLEVWAVVFWAIVKIPFAAKRPRNMIDGDDRLLGPLQTKRGSLTLPGPLPPVYLRNIPTLLVTAGFLAPLEVGVTVLVFAFTDPTITTPVVEQLLLGGAGVFLAEGIETVREYFLRSGFREHSARSVVLVPFKRLFGVGALLFVAGPLQGSAVSGEAVLGLVVIGKLCYDLRRFQVARNPDARGLFYRLYGSAETEPNPVPVEVPPGEPLVRERPPRGAALFDAIYRGVTYTLTSGVLVVYLAAVFFLVFGATAVGSIALGIAAVFACVRAGSRYLRYGTVEYRGYDGTLVVYDRLLGEPQARLERTAVTDVEVTGDTIDSVFDTQTVRLSGADDGDTPPVRLTIPDPEELDGDDANANSSVSLVHVRAHRALVDALGVSWHLDESTGSA; via the coding sequence GTGCCGTCCACCGCCCTCCTCTCCGGACTCGTCGTTCCGGTCGGTGTTCTCTACTTGGGCTGGCCGATAGCGGTCGTTCTCGGGGTGTTCGTCCTCGAAGTGTGGGCCGTCGTCTTCTGGGCCATCGTGAAAATCCCGTTCGCAGCCAAGCGCCCCCGGAATATGATCGACGGAGACGACCGCCTCCTCGGTCCACTGCAGACGAAACGGGGATCACTCACTCTGCCGGGACCTCTCCCTCCGGTCTACCTTCGGAACATCCCGACGCTGCTCGTGACAGCGGGTTTCCTCGCGCCCCTCGAAGTCGGTGTGACGGTTCTCGTGTTCGCGTTCACCGATCCGACGATCACCACTCCGGTCGTCGAACAGTTGTTGCTCGGTGGCGCGGGCGTGTTCCTCGCTGAAGGGATCGAGACCGTACGCGAGTACTTCCTCCGTAGCGGATTTCGCGAACACTCGGCGCGGTCAGTCGTCCTCGTACCATTCAAACGGCTCTTCGGCGTCGGAGCGCTGCTGTTCGTCGCGGGGCCGCTTCAGGGCTCCGCAGTGAGCGGTGAGGCCGTCCTCGGACTCGTCGTCATCGGCAAGTTGTGCTACGACCTCCGGCGGTTCCAGGTAGCGCGCAATCCCGATGCTCGGGGGCTGTTCTATCGCCTCTACGGGAGCGCCGAGACCGAACCGAACCCGGTCCCTGTCGAGGTCCCCCCGGGTGAGCCACTCGTCCGCGAACGACCACCCCGGGGCGCGGCACTGTTCGACGCGATATACCGTGGTGTGACGTACACGCTCACGAGCGGCGTCCTTGTCGTGTACCTCGCGGCTGTATTCTTCCTCGTGTTCGGCGCGACGGCTGTCGGCAGCATCGCTCTCGGAATCGCTGCCGTGTTCGCGTGCGTCAGAGCGGGTTCGCGGTACCTGCGGTACGGGACCGTCGAGTATCGGGGGTACGACGGCACGCTCGTCGTCTACGACCGACTGCTTGGGGAGCCACAAGCCAGGCTCGAACGGACCGCAGTGACCGACGTCGAGGTAACTGGGGACACCATCGACAGCGTGTTTGACACACAGACGGTTCGCTTAAGCGGGGCAGACGACGGCGACACGCCACCAGTCCGACTCACGATCCCCGACCCCGAAGAACTGGATGGCGACGACGCCAACGCGAACTCTTCGGTATCACTCGTCCACGTCCGCGCGCATCGGGCACTGGTCGACGCCCTCGGCGTCAGTTGGCACTTGGACGAGTCGACCGGTTCGGCGTAG